The Devosia sp. A16 genome includes a window with the following:
- a CDS encoding amidohydrolase family protein has translation MRDLDPTDLDRQIWEDELADFVPDKVFDVHTHIYRWAFDLDPNRLSGPFAQSIGAYFPEVTWELADEVDAVLFPGRQIERLSFPFPFPNPCDFEGSNTYVAEQVAKGGGSSRGLMLVHPGMSAAAVEAEIRRTGLIGLKPYRFYAADPVQCRITDMLPEAQIAVADRLGLIIMMHLGKRDAIADPENIEDVVRLSEKYPGAKWVLAHCARSYSAWAIEKAAARLRGLPNVWYDTSTVCDSDALDALYTGVGVERVMYGSDDMIGPMRGKYITYGRAWAYLSPTNHSMGLSHCDGRMTYIRYEQLRAMKRGARQIGLSPAQRDALFYGTARALVDSVKL, from the coding sequence ATGCGCGATCTCGACCCGACCGACCTCGACCGGCAAATCTGGGAGGACGAGCTCGCCGATTTCGTCCCCGACAAGGTGTTCGACGTCCACACCCACATCTATCGCTGGGCCTTCGATCTCGACCCCAACCGGCTCAGCGGACCGTTCGCCCAGAGCATCGGCGCCTACTTCCCGGAGGTGACCTGGGAGCTGGCCGACGAGGTCGATGCCGTCCTGTTCCCGGGGCGGCAGATCGAGCGGCTGTCTTTCCCGTTCCCCTTTCCCAACCCCTGCGACTTCGAAGGCTCCAACACCTATGTCGCGGAACAAGTGGCGAAGGGCGGCGGCAGCTCGCGCGGGCTGATGCTGGTGCATCCGGGGATGAGCGCGGCCGCGGTCGAAGCCGAGATCCGGCGGACCGGGCTGATCGGATTGAAGCCCTATCGCTTCTACGCCGCCGACCCGGTGCAGTGCCGGATCACCGACATGCTGCCCGAAGCACAGATCGCGGTGGCCGACCGGCTCGGGCTGATCATCATGATGCACCTGGGCAAGCGCGACGCCATTGCCGACCCCGAGAACATCGAGGACGTGGTGCGGCTCAGCGAAAAGTACCCCGGCGCGAAATGGGTGCTGGCGCATTGCGCCCGCAGCTATTCGGCCTGGGCCATCGAGAAGGCGGCGGCGCGGCTCAGGGGCCTGCCGAACGTCTGGTACGACACCTCGACGGTATGCGATTCCGACGCGCTCGACGCGCTCTATACCGGCGTCGGGGTGGAGCGGGTGATGTACGGCTCGGACGACATGATCGGGCCGATGCGCGGCAAGTACATCACCTATGGCCGCGCCTGGGCGTACCTCTCGCCGACCAACCACTCGATGGGCTTGAGCCATTGCGACGGGCGGATGACCTATATCCGTTACGAGCAGTTGCGCGCGATGAAGCGCGGAGCGCGGCAGATCGGGCTGAGCCCGGCGCAGCGGGACGCGCTGTTTTATGGAACGGCGCGGGCGTTGGTGGATTCGGTGAAGCTCTAA
- a CDS encoding ABC transporter ATP-binding protein — translation MTTTTQLPVDDVALSVRDLKTFFYTNKRCNKAVNGVSFEIRKGKTLCIVGESGCGKSVTASAIMQLLPTLSRIEAGEIVYHSERGDIRLDTLERNGKAMRSIRGSEIAMIFQDPMTALNPVFTIGFQIAENLRYHTAMRGRQLWDKAIDLLRSMGIPAPERRVEQFPHQFSGGMRQRAMIAMAMACNPKILIADEPTTALDVTIQAQIFELMATLKREHGTAIMLITHDMGVVAELADDVAVMYMGNIVEAGTVDEVLRRPSHPYTRALLDSVPVLGRGKNQDIRAIPGSTPDPFNRPRGCQFADRCAYRLDACEVALPAETQLSPTHRVRCVRHEEFANGVRN, via the coding sequence ATGACCACCACCACTCAACTGCCGGTCGACGACGTTGCGCTCAGCGTGCGCGATCTGAAGACCTTCTTTTACACCAACAAGCGCTGCAACAAGGCGGTGAACGGCGTCTCGTTCGAGATCCGGAAGGGCAAGACCCTCTGCATCGTCGGCGAGAGCGGCTGCGGCAAATCCGTGACCGCCTCGGCGATCATGCAGTTGCTGCCGACGCTGTCGCGCATCGAGGCCGGCGAGATCGTCTACCACTCGGAGCGTGGCGACATCCGGCTCGATACGCTCGAGCGCAACGGCAAGGCCATGCGCTCGATCCGCGGTTCCGAGATCGCGATGATCTTCCAGGATCCGATGACGGCGCTGAACCCGGTCTTCACCATCGGCTTCCAGATCGCCGAGAATCTCCGCTACCACACCGCCATGCGCGGCCGGCAGCTCTGGGACAAGGCCATCGACCTCTTGCGCTCGATGGGCATCCCGGCGCCGGAGCGGCGGGTCGAGCAGTTCCCACACCAGTTCTCGGGCGGCATGCGCCAGCGCGCCATGATCGCCATGGCCATGGCCTGCAACCCGAAGATCCTGATCGCGGACGAGCCGACCACGGCGCTCGACGTCACCATCCAGGCGCAGATCTTCGAACTGATGGCGACGCTGAAGCGCGAGCACGGCACCGCCATCATGCTGATCACCCATGATATGGGCGTGGTGGCCGAACTCGCCGACGATGTCGCCGTCATGTACATGGGCAATATCGTCGAGGCCGGCACCGTCGACGAGGTGCTGCGCCGGCCCAGCCACCCCTATACCCGCGCACTGCTCGATTCCGTTCCGGTGCTGGGGCGCGGCAAGAACCAGGATATCCGCGCCATCCCGGGCTCGACCCCCGATCCGTTCAACCGGCCGAGGGGCTGCCAGTTCGCCGATCGCTGCGCCTACCGGCTCGATGCCTGCGAGGTCGCCCTGCCGGCCGAGACCCAGCTCAGCCCCACGCATCGCGTCAGGTGCGTACGCCATGAGGAGTTCGCCAATGGCGTCAGAAACTAG
- a CDS encoding ABC transporter ATP-binding protein, producing MASETRAPSGTVADFSGSISATEQETPGSEVILSLKGVKAHFPVKAGVLRRTVAHVKAVDGVDLDIYRGEVLGLVGESGCGKTTLGKTILQLVRATAGEITYSGAEASADLTKLSDKELHAYRKRLQIVFQDPHSSLNPAFTIFGSLEDPLTKYGVKTREERRKIIGDLLEAVNMRREYMDRYPHEFSGGQRQRIGIARALSVNPELIVCDEAVSALDVSIRAQVLELLMRLKRERNLTYVFITHDLSVTEFICDRVAVMYLGRIVELCRSEDLFERKLHPYTQALLSAIPVADLDRKSNRVVLEGDVPSPVNPPSGCPFHPRCRFRQDICKTAVPPLKRYSIDGRDDHYAACHLIDAQEAAA from the coding sequence ATGGCGTCAGAAACTAGAGCCCCGTCGGGAACAGTTGCAGACTTTTCCGGTTCGATCAGCGCGACAGAGCAGGAGACCCCCGGCAGCGAGGTCATCCTCAGCCTCAAGGGCGTCAAGGCGCATTTCCCGGTCAAGGCCGGCGTGCTGCGCCGGACCGTTGCGCACGTGAAGGCGGTCGATGGCGTCGACCTCGACATCTATCGCGGCGAAGTGCTGGGCCTTGTCGGCGAGAGCGGCTGCGGCAAGACCACGCTCGGCAAGACCATCCTGCAACTGGTGCGCGCCACCGCGGGCGAGATCACGTACTCGGGCGCCGAGGCCTCCGCCGACCTCACCAAGCTCAGCGACAAGGAGCTCCACGCCTATCGCAAGCGCCTGCAGATCGTCTTCCAGGATCCGCATTCGTCGCTGAACCCGGCTTTCACCATCTTCGGCTCGCTCGAGGATCCGCTGACCAAATACGGGGTGAAGACCCGTGAGGAGCGCCGCAAGATCATCGGCGACCTGCTCGAGGCGGTGAACATGCGGCGCGAGTACATGGATCGCTACCCGCACGAATTCTCCGGCGGCCAGCGCCAGCGCATCGGCATCGCCCGGGCGCTCAGCGTCAACCCCGAGCTGATCGTCTGCGACGAGGCGGTGAGCGCGCTCGACGTGTCGATCCGCGCCCAGGTGCTGGAGCTGCTGATGCGGCTGAAGCGCGAGCGCAACCTCACCTACGTGTTCATCACCCACGATCTCAGCGTCACCGAGTTCATCTGCGACCGCGTCGCGGTGATGTATCTGGGCCGGATCGTCGAGCTCTGCCGCTCCGAGGATCTGTTCGAGCGCAAGCTCCACCCCTACACGCAGGCGCTGCTCTCGGCCATTCCGGTCGCCGACCTCGATCGGAAGAGCAATCGCGTGGTGCTCGAGGGCGATGTGCCGAGCCCGGTCAATCCGCCGTCGGGCTGCCCGTTCCACCCGCGCTGCCGCTTCCGGCAGGACATCTGCAAGACCGCCGTGCCGCCGCTGAAGCGCTATTCCATCGACGGTCGCGACGATCACTACGCCGCCTGCCACCTCATCGACGCTCAAGAAGCCGCGGCCTGA
- a CDS encoding FCD domain-containing protein has protein sequence MATEGADIAQALAEEIHSGVIRAGEMIPSERDLCERFGVGRTVVREAITMLEGMKLIEQRKGFRPRVVTPTLAQAMAGAAEAARFFFRGSEGNAHLEQARFFLEMSLVRYAAQFATQAQLGKMLAAIEACERAIGNYPLFREMDLRFHRTIAEVPGNPIFVALHDAFVDRLMRRREAPDDVVAHNQRSNEEHRAIVTALVARDETEAVRVLTVHLSRNYATYMRQALIGAESLAGTEPRAAVSTSEG, from the coding sequence ATGGCAACCGAAGGTGCCGATATTGCCCAGGCGCTGGCTGAGGAGATCCACTCGGGCGTGATCCGGGCCGGGGAGATGATCCCGTCCGAGCGCGACCTGTGCGAACGTTTCGGCGTCGGCCGCACCGTGGTGCGTGAAGCCATCACCATGCTCGAAGGCATGAAGCTGATCGAGCAGCGCAAGGGGTTCCGGCCGCGCGTCGTCACCCCGACGCTGGCCCAGGCTATGGCCGGAGCTGCCGAGGCGGCGCGCTTCTTCTTTCGCGGCAGCGAGGGCAATGCCCATCTCGAGCAGGCCCGCTTCTTTCTCGAAATGAGCCTCGTCCGCTACGCCGCGCAGTTCGCGACGCAGGCGCAACTGGGCAAGATGCTGGCCGCTATCGAGGCGTGCGAGCGTGCTATCGGCAACTACCCGCTGTTCCGCGAGATGGACCTGCGCTTCCATCGCACCATCGCGGAAGTGCCGGGCAACCCGATCTTCGTCGCCCTGCACGATGCCTTTGTCGACCGGCTGATGCGCCGCCGCGAGGCGCCGGACGACGTCGTCGCCCACAACCAGCGCAGCAATGAGGAGCATCGCGCCATCGTCACTGCCCTCGTCGCCCGCGACGAGACCGAAGCGGTGCGGGTGCTGACCGTCCATCTGTCGCGCAACTACGCCACCTACATGCGTCAGGCCCTGATCGGCGCTGAATCGCTTGCAGGCACTGAACCACGTGCGGCCGTTTCCACCTCGGAGGGATGA
- a CDS encoding ABC transporter permease: MLAYVIRRVLIMIPMAVAISFLIYLGLDATPGDAVSFMLSPEQMSGANPERLEELREALGLNQPLVVRYFIWLGGLLQGNFGYTLTGGVPISDLLARRLPATLELAGVALVLSTVFGSVLGIISALKRGTATDNTLTVIGMVGVSIPEFFFGLVAITVFALNLGWLPVGGRSMPQYITFWDRLPHLVMPSLVLSIMMTAGVMRYARAAMLDALNKDFIKTARSKGLPEWRVNLLHGFRVALTPVVVLIGFRLPALIGGSVIVEQVFQWPGVGSLFVLSVRNQDYPVVMAIALISVVTVLVVSVVIDVLTAIIDPRVRLGN, translated from the coding sequence GTGCTAGCCTACGTCATCAGGCGCGTTCTGATCATGATCCCGATGGCCGTCGCCATCAGCTTCCTGATCTATCTCGGTCTCGATGCGACCCCGGGCGACGCGGTGTCCTTCATGCTGAGCCCCGAACAGATGTCCGGCGCCAACCCCGAACGCCTCGAGGAGTTGCGCGAGGCGCTCGGCCTCAACCAGCCGTTGGTCGTCCGCTATTTCATCTGGCTCGGGGGCCTGTTGCAGGGCAATTTCGGCTACACCCTCACCGGCGGCGTGCCGATTTCCGACCTGTTGGCGCGGCGCCTGCCCGCGACGCTGGAACTCGCCGGGGTGGCACTGGTGCTGTCGACCGTCTTCGGCTCGGTCCTCGGCATCATCAGCGCGCTGAAGCGCGGCACTGCCACCGACAACACGCTGACCGTGATCGGCATGGTGGGGGTCTCGATCCCGGAATTCTTCTTCGGCCTCGTCGCCATCACCGTGTTCGCGCTGAACCTCGGCTGGCTGCCGGTGGGCGGCCGCTCGATGCCGCAATACATCACCTTCTGGGATCGGCTGCCGCACTTGGTGATGCCGTCGCTGGTGCTGTCGATCATGATGACGGCGGGTGTCATGCGCTATGCGCGCGCCGCCATGCTGGACGCGCTCAACAAGGATTTCATCAAGACCGCCCGCTCCAAGGGCCTGCCGGAATGGCGGGTCAACCTGCTGCACGGCTTTCGCGTGGCGCTGACCCCGGTCGTAGTGCTGATCGGCTTCCGCCTGCCGGCGCTGATCGGCGGCTCGGTGATCGTCGAGCAGGTGTTCCAGTGGCCCGGCGTCGGCAGCCTGTTCGTTCTTTCGGTGCGTAACCAGGATTATCCGGTGGTGATGGCCATCGCGCTGATCTCGGTGGTCACCGTGCTGGTGGTCAGCGTCGTCATCGACGTGCTCACCGCCATCATCGATCCACGCGTCCGGTTGGGGAACTAG
- a CDS encoding dihydrodipicolinate synthase family protein produces the protein MPAFDIKSITGVLPAMVTPFDEHEKLDETRLRAVVNFLIERKVEGLYITGSTGESFLMSPEERKRVVEVTMEENRGRVPVIAHIGAISTFHSIELAQHAERAGVDAISSVPPIYWGFSADQIHGYYADITRSTKLPMIAYNVPMAALGFDMIKRLSSIDGVAGVKYTASTHHDIIRIKEEIGQDFIVYSGADEMAMSGLSFGADGIIGSFYNSMPEIWLALRDAVAAGNLKEAKRLQEIGNAVIFFSLSRGGIPSIKRAMAWMGCDAGYVRKPLGGYIDQAADDKLKAEFRGLRDERQLKGVAFLDAL, from the coding sequence ATGCCCGCCTTCGACATCAAGTCCATCACCGGTGTTCTTCCGGCGATGGTGACCCCGTTCGACGAGCACGAGAAGCTCGACGAGACGCGCCTGCGCGCCGTCGTCAACTTCCTCATCGAGCGCAAGGTCGAGGGGCTCTACATCACCGGCTCGACCGGCGAGTCCTTCCTGATGTCGCCCGAGGAGCGCAAGCGCGTCGTCGAAGTGACCATGGAAGAGAACCGCGGCCGCGTCCCGGTAATCGCCCATATCGGCGCCATCAGCACCTTCCACTCGATCGAGCTGGCGCAGCATGCCGAGCGCGCCGGCGTCGACGCCATCTCCTCGGTGCCGCCCATCTACTGGGGCTTTTCCGCCGACCAGATTCACGGCTACTACGCCGACATCACCCGTTCGACCAAACTGCCGATGATCGCCTACAACGTGCCGATGGCGGCGCTCGGCTTCGACATGATCAAGCGGCTGTCGTCGATCGATGGCGTTGCCGGGGTCAAGTACACCGCCTCGACGCACCACGACATCATCCGGATCAAAGAGGAGATCGGGCAGGACTTCATCGTCTATTCCGGCGCCGACGAGATGGCGATGTCGGGGTTGAGCTTCGGCGCCGACGGCATCATCGGCTCGTTCTACAACTCGATGCCCGAGATCTGGCTGGCGCTGCGCGATGCGGTTGCGGCAGGCAATCTAAAGGAGGCCAAGCGGCTGCAGGAAATCGGCAATGCGGTGATCTTCTTTTCGCTGAGCCGGGGCGGCATCCCCTCGATCAAGCGCGCCATGGCCTGGATGGGGTGTGACGCCGGCTATGTCCGAAAGCCGCTGGGCGGCTACATCGACCAGGCCGCCGACGACAAGCTCAAGGCCGAGTTCCGCGGCTTGCGCGATGAGCGCCAGCTCAAGGGCGTGGCGTTCCTCGATGCGCTTTGA
- a CDS encoding alpha-hydroxy acid oxidase, whose product MRLDRLLTVDDFKRVAERRVPRMFFQYADSGAYTEQSYRENSADFARICLEQRVGRDISSRSLSTTMLGQPVSLPLGLAPTGAAGMQAADGEIKAARAAEKAGIPYTLSTVSICSIEDVAAATVRPFWFQLYVRKDRGFTERLIDRARAARCAALVVTMDCQHYGQRHKDVRNGLTVPLKLTPKFIAELALKPAWSLAMLGTPRRSFGNFAGHVPGADTVAELAQWMSQQDDLTLNWQDLGWIKRRFGGPLVVKGILHADDARAAVAHGADAIIVSNHGGRQLDGAPSSIRVLPRIVDAVGGKCEIYLDSGVRSGHDLLKAVALGARAVFIGRPMLYGLGVAGEAGVTRVIDIIRAEADSALGLMGETDVTQLGAHNIESNDLVK is encoded by the coding sequence ATGCGTCTCGATCGGTTGCTGACCGTCGACGACTTCAAGCGCGTGGCCGAGCGCCGCGTCCCAAGAATGTTCTTCCAGTACGCCGATTCCGGCGCCTACACCGAACAGAGCTACCGGGAGAACAGCGCCGATTTCGCGCGGATCTGCCTCGAGCAGCGGGTCGGCCGAGACATTTCGAGCCGCAGCCTTTCGACCACCATGCTGGGCCAGCCGGTGTCGCTGCCGCTCGGCCTCGCCCCGACCGGCGCCGCCGGCATGCAGGCAGCCGACGGCGAGATCAAGGCCGCCCGCGCCGCCGAGAAGGCCGGCATTCCCTATACGCTCTCCACCGTCTCGATCTGCTCGATCGAGGATGTCGCGGCGGCCACCGTTCGACCCTTCTGGTTCCAGCTCTATGTGCGCAAGGACCGCGGCTTCACCGAGCGGCTGATCGACCGCGCCCGGGCCGCCAGGTGCGCCGCCCTCGTCGTCACCATGGATTGCCAGCACTACGGCCAGCGCCACAAGGACGTGCGCAACGGGCTCACCGTGCCGTTGAAGCTTACCCCGAAATTCATTGCCGAACTGGCGCTGAAGCCGGCCTGGTCGCTGGCCATGCTGGGCACCCCGCGCCGCAGCTTCGGCAATTTCGCCGGCCACGTCCCCGGCGCCGACACGGTTGCCGAGCTGGCGCAATGGATGTCGCAGCAGGACGACCTGACGCTCAACTGGCAGGATCTCGGCTGGATCAAACGCCGCTTCGGCGGCCCGCTGGTGGTGAAGGGGATCCTCCACGCCGACGATGCCCGCGCGGCGGTGGCGCATGGCGCTGACGCCATCATCGTTTCCAACCATGGCGGCCGCCAGCTCGACGGGGCTCCGTCCTCGATCCGCGTGCTGCCCCGCATCGTCGATGCGGTGGGCGGCAAATGCGAGATATATCTCGATAGCGGGGTGCGCTCCGGCCACGACCTGCTGAAGGCCGTGGCGCTCGGCGCCCGCGCCGTCTTCATCGGCCGACCCATGCTCTACGGCCTCGGCGTGGCGGGCGAAGCCGGCGTCACCCGCGTGATCGACATCATCCGGGCCGAAGCCGACAGCGCCTTGGGGCTGATGGGCGAGACCGACGTGACGCAGCTGGGGGCACACAATATCGAGTCGAATGATCTGGTGAAGTAG
- a CDS encoding ABC transporter permease encodes MALAEIPRRRTRFDRRFDRIRELEEAGRLKHPTGSRLVRKFMSNRLAVVGLVVFSIILLAAIFAPLLTPWDPTKINLRAMLQPPSWEHWFGTDKTGRDVFARVLYGGRISILVGLGSAVVSAIIGVIVGCYAGYVGGWFDAVCMRISEIIMAFPELILVLMLVSILGQSLSNIMIIFILGGWCGIYRLARASMLSLREEEYVQALRSFGLSVPLICFKHILPNALGPIMVNITLSTAAFILAEAGLSFLGLGVPMNIATWGNILNVAQDLGVLQNNWWIWLPVGATISLFVLSVNFIGDGLRDATDPTQQG; translated from the coding sequence ATGGCCCTCGCCGAGATTCCACGCCGCCGCACCCGCTTCGACCGCCGCTTCGATCGCATCCGGGAACTCGAAGAGGCCGGCCGGCTGAAGCACCCGACCGGCAGCCGGCTGGTCCGCAAGTTCATGAGCAACCGGCTGGCAGTGGTCGGGCTGGTAGTGTTCTCGATCATCCTCCTCGCCGCGATCTTCGCGCCGCTGCTGACCCCGTGGGACCCCACCAAGATCAACCTCCGCGCCATGCTGCAGCCCCCCTCCTGGGAGCACTGGTTCGGCACCGACAAGACCGGCCGCGACGTCTTCGCCCGCGTGCTCTATGGCGGCCGCATTTCCATTCTGGTCGGGCTCGGCAGCGCCGTGGTCTCGGCCATTATCGGGGTGATCGTCGGCTGCTATGCCGGCTATGTCGGCGGCTGGTTCGACGCCGTCTGCATGCGCATTTCCGAGATCATCATGGCCTTCCCGGAGCTGATCCTGGTGCTGATGCTGGTCTCGATCCTCGGCCAGTCGCTCAGCAACATCATGATCATCTTCATCCTCGGCGGCTGGTGCGGCATCTACCGCCTGGCGCGCGCCAGCATGCTGTCGCTGCGCGAGGAAGAGTATGTGCAGGCGCTGCGGAGCTTCGGGCTCAGTGTGCCGCTGATCTGCTTCAAGCACATCCTGCCCAATGCGCTTGGGCCCATCATGGTCAACATCACACTCTCGACCGCCGCCTTCATCCTCGCCGAAGCCGGATTGAGCTTCCTCGGGCTGGGTGTGCCGATGAATATCGCCACCTGGGGCAACATCCTCAATGTCGCGCAGGACCTCGGCGTCTTGCAGAACAACTGGTGGATCTGGCTGCCGGTCGGCGCGACGATTTCGCTCTTCGTCCTCAGCGTCAACTTCATCGGCGATGGCCTCCGCGACGCCACCGATCCGACGCAGCAGGGCTGA
- a CDS encoding ABC transporter substrate-binding protein → MKKLLALGMALLMSTSAIGTVAAQATNNNPLSDVRVRQALAYAIDMQTIIDTIFDGNAIKAVGMLPNGPFKNPDLNPYDYNPDKARELLKEAGWDSSRTLEMVYYYDDQITANLMQALQAYFADVGVNMNARLLTGDVAKTLGAIPPNPTDKSVVSWDLGYGARAAIVMQEYYNDYATGKASSDQFPGTPEMDAAIAATNASTDPEKQKEAFFAIEKLMNDNVYTIPLYYQKLYTVESDRLNRNGAPYGNEQFNYNWDIQNWTVEPDASGKHVFYTNGAPVDYFEHPWANLGLWVGNRFVFDRLLFANPTMTGVAGGDLAENYTISDDGKTVTLTLRDNIKWHDGEPITVDDVTWSFEAALFVPNLHGVVGKTLNSLEGAADYVAKKAEHISGISTEGNTITLKFATLDPNVLISLSQFAPLPKKYFEGTDPTVLQQNAFWQKPVGSGPFKVDTVAFGDYASLLPFDDYFLGKPKIEQVVAFASADGDVNMVKNAAANRIDFAITKVTSDVKALEAMPHMKLTPMDIPYTRMIWINTYDK, encoded by the coding sequence ATGAAGAAATTGCTGGCACTTGGCATGGCGCTGCTCATGTCGACCTCGGCGATCGGCACTGTAGCCGCCCAGGCCACCAACAACAATCCGCTTTCGGACGTGCGCGTCCGCCAGGCCCTGGCCTATGCCATCGACATGCAGACCATCATCGACACCATCTTCGATGGCAACGCCATCAAGGCGGTCGGCATGCTGCCCAACGGCCCGTTCAAGAACCCCGACCTCAACCCCTACGACTACAACCCGGACAAGGCGCGCGAGCTGTTGAAGGAAGCCGGCTGGGATTCGAGCCGTACGCTCGAGATGGTCTACTATTACGACGACCAGATCACCGCCAACCTGATGCAGGCGCTGCAGGCCTACTTCGCCGATGTCGGCGTCAACATGAATGCCCGGCTGCTCACCGGCGACGTGGCCAAGACGCTCGGCGCCATCCCGCCCAACCCGACCGACAAGTCGGTGGTGTCCTGGGATCTCGGCTATGGCGCCCGTGCGGCCATCGTCATGCAGGAATACTACAACGACTACGCCACCGGCAAAGCCAGCTCCGACCAGTTCCCGGGCACCCCCGAGATGGATGCTGCGATCGCCGCGACCAATGCCAGCACCGATCCGGAGAAGCAGAAGGAAGCCTTCTTCGCCATCGAAAAGCTGATGAACGACAACGTCTATACCATCCCGCTCTACTACCAGAAGCTCTACACGGTGGAGAGCGACCGGCTGAACCGCAACGGCGCCCCCTATGGCAACGAGCAGTTCAACTACAACTGGGATATCCAGAACTGGACCGTCGAGCCCGACGCCTCGGGCAAGCACGTGTTCTACACCAACGGCGCGCCGGTCGATTACTTCGAGCATCCCTGGGCCAATCTGGGCCTGTGGGTCGGCAACCGCTTCGTCTTCGACCGCCTGTTGTTCGCCAACCCGACCATGACCGGCGTTGCGGGCGGCGACCTTGCCGAGAACTACACCATCAGCGACGACGGCAAGACCGTGACGCTGACGCTGCGCGACAACATCAAGTGGCATGATGGCGAGCCGATCACCGTCGACGACGTCACCTGGAGCTTCGAGGCGGCGCTGTTCGTGCCCAACCTGCACGGCGTGGTGGGCAAGACCCTCAACTCGCTCGAAGGCGCGGCCGACTATGTGGCCAAGAAAGCCGAGCACATCTCGGGCATTTCGACCGAAGGCAACACCATCACGCTGAAGTTCGCGACGCTCGACCCGAACGTGCTGATCTCGCTCAGCCAGTTCGCGCCGCTGCCCAAGAAGTATTTCGAGGGCACCGATCCCACCGTGCTGCAGCAGAACGCTTTCTGGCAGAAGCCGGTCGGCTCCGGCCCGTTCAAGGTCGATACCGTCGCCTTCGGCGACTACGCTTCGCTCCTGCCGTTCGACGACTACTTCCTCGGCAAGCCCAAGATCGAACAGGTGGTGGCCTTCGCCAGCGCCGACGGCGATGTGAACATGGTCAAGAACGCTGCGGCCAACCGCATCGACTTCGCCATCACCAAGGTGACCAGCGACGTCAAGGCACTGGAAGCCATGCCGCACATGAAGCTGACGCCGATGGATATCCCCTACACCCGCATGATCTGGATCAACACTTACGACAAGTAA